From the genome of Lotus japonicus ecotype B-129 chromosome 6, LjGifu_v1.2, one region includes:
- the LOC130724094 gene encoding uncharacterized protein LOC130724094 codes for MVSRGHKRTAMYRNLQLLRSISCSHSRRRKASVLLDVSEYIQGLKQKLQELNQLQVAKAQKIIDYDPMPKLKVEPQEEGFVIKVLSERSCQGLLVFILEAFEELGLDVLHARVSCADIFSLEAVGNKENNQDTRPLDAHMVEKVVSQAIQNWKEVTQKL; via the exons aTGGTCTCCAGGGGTCACAAGAGAACAGCCATGTACAGGAACCTACAACTTCTTCGTTCAATCTCATGCTCTCATTCG CGGCGCCGTAAAGCCTCAGTTTTATTGGATGTATCAGAGTATATACAAGGTTTAAAGCAAAAGCTGCAAGAATTGAACCAGTTACAAGTTGCAAAAGCTCAGAAAATCATTGATTATGATCCAATGCCTAAG CTTAAAGTTGAACCACAAGAAGAAGGCTTTGTGATTAAGGTGCTGAGTGAAAGGAGTTGTCAAGGGTTGCTGGTGTTCATATTAGAAGCCTTTGAAGAGCTGGGTCTTGATGTGCTCCATGCTCGGGTTTCTTGTGCAGACATCTTCTCTCTAGAAGCTGTTGGAAACAAA GAGAACAATCAAGATACTCGTCCTTTGGATGCACATATGGTTGAAAAAGTAGTGTCTCAAGCTATTCAAAATTGGAAGGAAGTTACACAGAAATTATGA